ATCTCGCGAATGGAGCCGAACGACCCACGCGTGACGCTGCTCACCGAACGTCAGTTTCCCTTCGCCACGCATGGACGGACCGAAATGGGGATCGTCCATCCCTATCACGATTTCGACAATGGACGCTTCGCCTACGAGGCGGTGCGCAAGCTCGTCGAACGCGGCAGACGCCGGCTGGTGCTGCTGGAGCCGCCGCCGCACCTCACCTTTCATTCGCACATGCGCACCGGCTTCGAAGGCGGCCTCAAGGATTTCGGTGCCGAGTCGGTCAGCTTCCATCAGGTCAATATCGACTACAGCCTCGTCGCCATCCGCGACGCCTTTGAAAAACTCATGGGTTCGTCCGACGCCCCGGACGGCATCGTTTCCGGCAGCGGCTCCGGTGCCATTGCACTGATTGCCGGCGTCGAGGCGGCGCGTAAGAAGCTCGGCGAAGAGGCCGACATGGTCTCCAAGGTCCCGAGCGACTTCCTGCGCTGGCTGCGTCCGGAGGTGATGACCATGTACGAGGACATCCGGATTGCTGGCCGTGAGCTCGCCAAGGCGGTGATCGGCCGTATCGAAGGGCAGCCGCCCGAGACCCTGCAGAGCCTCAGCCAGCCGGAGTTTCAGCCGCCGATGCAGCGGCTGATCAAGGGGCGGGAATGATCCGTCGCGATGTCAGGACGGGACGAAGCAGCCACCAACCACCCTCCATGGTTTGAGACCCGAGCTGTAACGTCGGCACT
This DNA window, taken from Sinorhizobium fredii NGR234, encodes the following:
- a CDS encoding LacI family transcriptional regulator — encoded protein: MEGRTRNRPAAVPPTEGARPTLKTIAFMTGLGITTVSRALKDAPDIGAETKERVRLVAKQIGYQPNRAGVRLRTGKTNVISLVLTLEEEIMGITSPMVIGITEILAGTPYHLVVTPYSSSKDPLGPIRYILDTGAADGVIISRMEPNDPRVTLLTERQFPFATHGRTEMGIVHPYHDFDNGRFAYEAVRKLVERGRRRLVLLEPPPHLTFHSHMRTGFEGGLKDFGAESVSFHQVNIDYSLVAIRDAFEKLMGSSDAPDGIVSGSGSGAIALIAGVEAARKKLGEEADMVSKVPSDFLRWLRPEVMTMYEDIRIAGRELAKAVIGRIEGQPPETLQSLSQPEFQPPMQRLIKGRE